The nucleotide sequence GTTTCTTTGGCTTATAGAAAACACGTAGCATGAGTTTTTTTGGCTTATAGGAACACGTAGTAAGAGTTTTTTGGCCTAAACCAGGCACCAGATGGTACCCGAAAGATCTGGAGACCTCATGCTTCCTACCAAACACATTCGAAAACGTATACactacaaatatattttatttttctttcatacaatatttttttgattaacaCGGTGATATCCTAGATTTATGGAAGAATTtagaaactaatttataaaaataaatgcattCCACGAATACACTCTTTTTAGGTGTGCAAATGAGCCGAAAGCATAAAGTCATGTagatattaaaaacaatataactTAGTTTTGTACGACATATAGATCAAACCTCAAACGTATTAGCGTCACAATTCCGTCTCTTTACCATTCAACAGACATATAAGATCCTTATTGCTGGAAGAAAGAACAAAAGGTTGATGTCACTATCCCTACATTAGCAGCAGCAAGTGTTGCTCTCTCTTATTCACCTATTATGGAAGTCATTCCATCACAATCTATCATTTCAGAGGACCCTGAATCTTTTGTAAATGATCAACAAATTGTCCACACAGCTCAACCCACCCACATTCCACAACAGTTCTATAGGGAATCGGAGACCCCGATAACTTATGGGAAAGGATCTGGTTTTGACGTGGTTGAAGCATCCTCTAGTTATAATACAACTAGAGGTGGGAGGGCAATTAAACCAACACAAAAACTGCAAGAAATGGAATGGACGAACGTCGGTGGAAGAGGTAAAAAAAGTCGTCGTGGCCGAGGGTACAACAACCACTAGTTTATACATTTCTGTTTATTTTCTCTTAAGATTCGTTTGTGGATCTTCATCTAGGGTTCCTTAACTCTATGCTTGTcgaaaacttttcaaaatttatgagCTAAAACTCATACTTGTATTtcttttctgtattttaattGAAAgcctgttacaaaaaaaaaaaagaacaaaaggtTTAAATTTTATGGAGGTTCTGTTCAATTACtaaagttcttttttttctacagtttttgttaaataatcaCACTATTTGTGGTCCATCTAGTGTACTTTCCCAACCTACCTTGTCTTTCTAAAGACCCCCATAGTACATAATACGGTTAAAATATTTCAACGTGAAATGCAGAAAATATACTAACACTACTGGATCATTGAAACATTTCACTGTAAGATGTGTATAAATGACCAGTCATGATATCCTTGATGACGCATATCACTAGTAGAGATAGCAAATTGATAATATTCAGTattgtttttttgtaatcataaaaatattaagtaaTGTTGTCTTCCATGCATCCTGCAAAACATAACTGTATAAGCTGAATTAATAGACCATTTGATTCGATATTTTTTGTGAGCTTCAGATAAGATTGCCGTCATGCTATCAAATTAATTCTTTGACAAGATCTGAGAACTTTGTAACACCTTCCTCATCAGTGGCTCCAGCAATGCCCTGTTCATTTCATGCAATGAAAAATTCAAACCAGAGCAAACAAGTAGGCTTTGCGGTGTTGGCTATTTGTTTGTTAAATTCAATGATGATAAGGTGAACAGTACAATCAActattatatttgaattttcattgaaaagcttTGAGATACTTTTGAAAAAACTCAATTTAGGCATGTCACTTTATTCataaactaaagtttaattaaaTGATTCTAATACAACCTTTTGATTGAGATACTAAATATTTTAGCCATGCATGCTGAGCCTTCCTAGCTcacaatatattttacaaatgaTGTACATGGGCCTTGATATACACTTTAATGGGCTTTATTTGTTAtaaagcagcagcagcagcccaAGATACGTATTCACATcgttttcattatattttacaaatctctctttttgtttttttttggacaaaaatatcttgaaaaaatctaaaaacgaAAGCGTTCACGACAAAAAGGTTCTATATATGATAACGATGCCACGTCCCTTTGACGTTGCCATCTTCTTGCTCCTCCTCCTCGAACAAATCAAATCATCCCTCTCATCGCCGCGAATATTCCATTAATCATCTCCGGCGGCTGAGAGAAAATGACTCCGGCGATTAAAGCGCCTCTATTACCTAACCACGACCCTTCAtcgccatcatcatcatcaccacccGAGGAGAAGCACGGCTCCTTCGCCGGAGCCATCTTCAACGTCTCCACGAGCATAGTCGGAGCCGGAATCATGTCGATTCCGGCCGCCTTCAAAGTCCTCGGCGTAATCCCGTCCCTCTCGATAATCGTGATCATTGCGTGGCTGTCCAACGTGTCGGCCGGGTTTCTGATGAAATCCACGGTCGCCGGAGACGCGACGACTTACGCCGGCGTGATGAAGGAGTCGTTCGGGAAGCCTGGATCCGTCGCTGTTCAGGTTATCACGATGGTTGTGACTTTTGGGTCAATGATCATTTTCTCTATTATCATAGGTAAAATGTTTTTAAGTCTCTAACGAATCTTTAAACTATTGAATTGGTTTGGTGACTTGTTGTTATGTCTTGATCCGTTCTTGTCCGCTAGTAGCTCTGGGTAATCGGGTCGGGttgttggggtttcgggttatCCGGGTTGGGTTATTTAGGAAGCTTTTAGGAACTAAAACATTTTTCGGACCGAGTTTGGTCGGGTTTCTATTTTGTTAGTGGTTTTTAAATCCGACAAAAACCAGAAAATCCGAATTAAATCCAAAAAAGTATTTAGATAATTTGTGATTTCGAATAGTTTAGTTATATTATTGtagttattattaattttaaagtgAAATAATTTTCGTTTTGGATTTAGAGAAATAGTAACCGTTAGTGGTTGGTTATTAAGCTCTGGTTCCAGTTGTGTATTTAGAGAATTGATAACATTTTATATTCCTTCTCTTATTAGGTGATGTTCTCTCTGGTAATGAAAAGGGAGGAGTTATTCATTTGGGTCTTCTTCAAGGATGGTTTGGTTCTCACTGGTGGAACACGAGATTCTTTAGTTTGTTATTCATCTTCGCCTTCCTCTTCCTTCCCTTAGTCTTATGTAGACGCGTTGGTAACGTTTCTTAAAACCAAAGCTTTAACAAGACTTTACATTTATTGGTCtgatggttttttgtatgttttgtaGATAGATTGGCTTTAAGTTCTGCGATCTCGTTCCTCCTTGCGCTACTCTTTGTTATCATAAGCTCGGTGTTAGCGATTGTCGCACTCGTGCAAGGGAGAACAAAGAGTCCGAGACTCTTCCCTGATCTCAACAATGGAGGACAGTCATTCTTCAACCTCTTCACTGCTTCACCTGTGATTGTAACAGCCTTCACATTTCATTTCAACCGTAAGAAAACCGAACCTTTACTCTCTTTTTACTGTTCTTTGATTCTGAAGTTATTATGGTAAATGTTTTGCAGTCCATCCGGTTGGATTCGAGCTCAAGGATCCATTACAAGTTCTCTCAGCAACAAGAGTCT is from Brassica napus cultivar Da-Ae chromosome A4, Da-Ae, whole genome shotgun sequence and encodes:
- the LOC106391589 gene encoding amino acid transporter AVT6D, encoding MTPAIKAPLLPNHDPSSPSSSSPPEEKHGSFAGAIFNVSTSIVGAGIMSIPAAFKVLGVIPSLSIIVIIAWLSNVSAGFLMKSTVAGDATTYAGVMKESFGKPGSVAVQVITMVVTFGSMIIFSIIIGDVLSGNEKGGVIHLGLLQGWFGSHWWNTRFFSLLFIFAFLFLPLVLCRRVDRLALSSAISFLLALLFVIISSVLAIVALVQGRTKSPRLFPDLNNGGQSFFNLFTASPVIVTAFTFHFNLHPVGFELKDPLQVLSATRVSVILCATIYSATGLFCYLLFGDATMTDVLMNFDESSGSSIGSLLNDIVRASYAIHLMLVFPLLNFSLRANLDELLFPKKVSLVNDNKRFFGLTFPLLISCFLAAIAIPDIWYFFQFLGSTSTVSIAFIFPAAIVLRNVNGISTLKEKIVASVMFALAVATSIIAISTNIYSFTETEEA